In the genome of Planococcus donghaensis, the window ATGTGGCAATTCCCAATGCTAGAAACGACAGTAGATGTGTTGCCTTTAGAAATTGAAGAGCAGTTGTCGGAAAGGTTTAAAGGCATTGTCGACAATGCTGAAAAAATTACTTCTTTCAAACATGTCTTTTCTCATTTAACATGGAACGTGGATGGCTTTATAGCCGAAAGTAAAAATATTGATGTTCCTGCCCATATGAAATGGGTGACAGCAGAAGAATTAGATTTATTGCCGATAGCAGGACCTGTTCAAAAAATGAAAACAGCTTTACAACAAAGAGGAGATGTTTGATAATGGCGGAACAAAAAGTAGCATTAGTAACAGGAAGTAGTAAAGGACTTGGAAAAGCGCTTGCAATTGCGCTTGCAGAGCAAGGATATGATATTGTCGTCAATTACGCACGCAGTAAAACAGCCGCGCTTGATACCGTAAAAGAAATCGAAGCAAGAGGTCAAAAAGCACTATTAGTCCGTGCGAACGTAGGCGATGTTGAAAAACTACGCGGCATGTTTGAGACGATTAAAGAAGAATTTGGACGTTTAGATGTTTTTGTTTCAAATGCAGCATCAGGTGTATTGCGGCCAATTATGGAATTAGAAGAATCTCACTGGGACTGGACGATGAATATCAATGCAAAAGCAATGCTTTTTGGAGCGCAAGAAGCTGCGAAACTGATGGACAAAGGCGGCAAAATCATCGGTATTAGTTCATTAGGTTCAATTCGTTATTTGGAAAATTATACTACAATCGGTGTTTCAAAAGCCGCAGTAGAATCGATTACCCGTTATTTAGCGGTAGAAATGGCCCCGCTTGGAATTGCGGTTAATACAG includes:
- the fabL gene encoding enoyl-[acyl-carrier-protein] reductase FabL, encoding MAEQKVALVTGSSKGLGKALAIALAEQGYDIVVNYARSKTAALDTVKEIEARGQKALLVRANVGDVEKLRGMFETIKEEFGRLDVFVSNAASGVLRPIMELEESHWDWTMNINAKAMLFGAQEAAKLMDKGGKIIGISSLGSIRYLENYTTIGVSKAAVESITRYLAVEMAPLGIAVNTVSGGALDTDALKHFPNRDDLLEDARVNTPAGRMVEVDDMVKAAMFLISSDSDMIRGQTIIVDGGRSVVM